Genomic DNA from Lagenorhynchus albirostris chromosome 9, mLagAlb1.1, whole genome shotgun sequence:
CGGTGACCTTCATAGCGGAGAACCGATGCTTCTTCCTGCGGGGCCCaacgcccccaccccaccccagaccccaggCCGCGGAGTCGCCGCCGCCTTACGCTGCTGCTCCCGGCGCTCCCACCTCGGCGCAGCGCGCTCTCCGCGGGACCACAGCGgacggcgggcggcgggcggcgggcggcgggcggcagGCGGCGGCTGCggaggaaggactgggagtttccCACAATGCACTGCTTCCGGCGCAGGAAGGGGGGCGGGACCGCATCAGCGCTGGCCCCGCCCACCTGCTCTCGGCCACCACAGCGCCCCGAGCTGGCTGAGACCTCTGGGGCCCCCAAACCCAGCTCCGCTTTTGATCCCAAGGGCAGCTTAGAGTCAGGGAGGTGAGGGGCTGAGGCTGGCAACCCCATCCCAGACTGTGAGGGAGTCAGGAGGCCACTCCGCCCAGGACCCCCTCCAGCCAGTGTGCCCGTCAGTGGGTGGGCAGACGGACCCAGGACTGCCAGGTGAGGGGAGCCAGTTACCAGAAGAGGAGGGCGCCCTTCCCCTCGTCACCCCTACCAGAGTCTCAGAGAAGAGGCATCTacttagaatatttatttatcttcttacaTGACAAGACACAAAAAGTTACAACTTCTTAAAACTCTTGAATtcgaaagaaaaaatatataattctgtaagcagcagcagcagcagcttccaAGGTACAGATGTGACTGGAGAGGGCAGCTCCCAGGAGCAACCGCAAACTGCGGGGCCCAGGCCTGAGCCCCAGGTAGTGTCACTGGGAGGGGCCTCCAGGGAGGGGgcccggggggtgggggaacaCAGCACCGGCACGTCAGACCAATCACCAACACGATCACGTggctggggacagggcagggcagggtgagcCTCTGCCTCAATTCACAATATcagtgggcgggggggggggggggcgctgggAGGGCGGAGCTTTACTAATTGTTGGGGGGGCCGTatgcagaggcccagagagcagTGTGGGCACTGGGAAGACTGGAGGGGCAGCTCCTGGCACCCCTGCAAGAGGAGAACACACTCCCAGGCTCCAGACTGGTCCTCGTGCCTGCCCTCCCCTATGGCCAATCCTGCACCAGGGTGGTGGTCTTAGAAGAGGGGTCTACTAAAGGTGCAGCAGGAGGGGGCAGGCCGGAGAAATGAATTTCTGGATGGGGGCAGTGGGGAGTCTAGGGCACACACAGCACATGTgcgcgcacgcacgcgcacacacgcacacgcacgcgcacgcgcCTGGCCATGTGGGGAAAGGCAGCAGTCTCCCCGGCAGCCCCATCCCTGAGGGGCCAGGCCAGCAAAGGGCTGCCACCAGCTACTCCCCACAACATTCGTACATGCGCCCCGACTTCACACGCTCTGGGTCCCCAGCCTGGGCTGGAGGCCGAGGGGCCTACCAGGAAGGAGGCTGGGTCCCACGGTGGGGGCGGGGAACCTGTCCTGGGAGTCAGAACGCAGGGTGACCCCCAGCCTAGGATTCCTGGCTCAATATGGGGGGCAGGAGAGCCCAATCCTCCCGCAAGGCTGGCCAAGGCGAGAACAGCAGCAGGGGAGGCTGGACGGACAGACGGAGGGATGGACAAAGCCACTTGTGCTCAGCAAGTTAATAAATAGGTTTGTGCAGGGTCCCCTCTGTGGACTAGGGGCCAAGCCTCGGGGACGGGAGCTGGTAGACTGGAAGGGAGGGTCCAGCttgcccagcccaggcctgggggcCCCCAGTCCAGAGACCAGCTCTGTCCCTGGGGGTGTTCGGGGGGGGCcaaggtgggcagggctggctccaGGAATGTAAAGATTTCTGAGTTCTCTACATAAGACATTGATCCCAGCGGTCGTGCAGGCAGAACCCCACCAGGCCCACGTGTGCACACCGTGTGGACCCTgcaccccttcctctccccccacccccacgtcCATGTGGGGAGAGACTCTCGCATCATCCGGGTGCGTTGCCTGGCTCTGGCCCCACTCTGGTCCCGCTCAGCTGGAGGGCGTGGGGTGGCTGCCGGGCTCAGGGCTGGACTCGCGGCAGCCCCAGCAGGGTCTCGGCGATGCCCAGGAAGTAGACCACCTGAGCAATGCCGAACAGCGGGGCGATGACCAGGGCGCGGCAGTAAGCACCCTTCAGGAAGGCTGTGGGCCCCTCGTTCCGCAAGATCTTCCTGTCGGGGGAGGGAGGTCAGAGCTGCAGGGCTGGGGCCGCCCTACCCCTGCCCCACACCCCCCGGGGGCTCACCCACCTGGCGCAGTCCAGGAACCCCGAGTAGGTGTCCTCGTTGACGCCGCGCTGGAGCGTCTGGAGCCGGGTCTTCACCACTGCAGGGAGCGTGCGGGTCAGTGTGGGCCCCTTACCGCCGACCCCACTCCTCAGCCCCGTCCCCAACCCGGGCCCAGGCCTGGGCACTGACCATCACAGGGGTTGACAGCCACGGCAGCCGCGCTCCCAGCCACGCAGCCGGCCAGGAAGGACACGTAGAAAGGAGACTTCTCCCCAGATGCCGGTTGGCCCAGCTGGTTCAGGTTGGCAAAGAGGGGGAAGTAGACGATGGAGAAGGGGACATCCCTGCGGAAGGAGGGCGGTGGTGactggctgggaggtgggggacaggTGGGCGGGCCGCCCCcaaccctccctgcccccctacCTGAGCAGCGTGGCCCCCAGTCCCTTGTAGAGACCGGCGATGCCGCGGCTCCGCAGCAGGTCCCGGGTCAGCTGAGTGGCTGTGGGCCGGGGTGCAGCTGGAGGCTCCACGGGGGGCTGGGCACCCCCCCGGCCAGAAAGCTGGGCCTGGCCAGATAGGGTCTTCCTCTGGGCGGCTGGGGAGAAAGGGGCCGGCCTGCTGGTCTCCCTCTCGGCGCAAGGCACGCGGTGGCGGCAGGGCAGGGGCCTGGCTAGTTCCCCCGCCCAGCTGCCCTGCCGCCCCGTCCTCACCAATGCGGCCCGCGTCCTGGAGCTGGATCTTCAGCATCTCCATGGGGGTGGTCACGATCACCTGGCAGGTGCCGGCCCCGCAGCCCGCCAGCATCTCCTTGAACAGGGTCAGCTTCTGCCTGTAGCAAAGAAGGTGGGGCTGCAAGGAAGAGTCAGAGGCCCCGGGGGCCTCCCAGTGCGCCCAGGAGTGAGGGGGCATGGGAGGGGTGGAGGCGGAGGCAGCCCTGTGGGGTACAGACCTCCGCAGCCTCAGACACCCTGCAGGCTCTCCAGCAACAGGCGCTGAGCCCAATTGACAGATGGCTCCTGGCAGGGCCAGGGAAGGGCCAAGGGGCCGTTGTTGAGCAAAGAGAAATGCAGTGGGGGGGGCGGTTCAAGTGCTCCAAGGGACTACTGGCCTTTCAGCCCCACCCTTGGGTGATGGGGAAAACTGGTCAGTGCCCCCCAGATCCCAACCTACAAGGGGCAGCAGGCAGTGGCTGGGGGCCAAGGACCCCTGGGGCCTGGGCACCACTGACTCAGCATctggggacagaggaggaggaggaggaggaggaggaggaggaggagggggaggagggggaggggaggggaggagggggaggggaggggaggagggggaggggaggggaggagggaaaggaggaggagggggaggagaggagagggaggagggggaggaggaggagaggaggaggggaggaggaggggaggagggggaggaggaggaggaggagggggaggaggaggaggggaggggaaggagaaggagggggaggagagggaggagagggaggagggggagggggatgagggggaggaggaggagggggaggagagggaggggaaggagcctCGAGGAGGGGGCCCTGCAAGGTCAGGGTGAGGGGCCCCCAGGAGGACAGAGCCTTCGTCCTTTGTCTGGAAGCACAGACCCCTCCCCCTCACGACCCTGGCCCCCAGCAGCCGGCCGAGCCCCTCACCCGTCCTTGGAGAGCTGGTATCGGAAGAAGTCATTGGCTGCCAACTTGATGGCCTTCTCAGGGGTGACGAGGGTCAGGTTCACTGCGGCTCCTGTTTGGTACACGGGGGAGCACAGACAGGTCAgtggcctgggctggggaggctCTCCACTAGCACTCGCCTCCCAGTTGACAAAGCCCGCCCCCCGTCACTCCTGGGCTGCGTCCTGCCCTCTCGCCCACATCTGTGCCTGGCAGGGGCGGGACCGGCGGGCCAGGCAGTGCCTTCTCCGGGCTTTCTGCTCAGCCTCCCCCGTAACCCTCCCAGTCCAGTGGGCGGCCTCCCTGAGGGACACCTCCCCTGGGCTACAGACGTGCTCGCGTTGGGGTTCTGGGTAAGGCCACGTCCGGCCTGGCGCGGGTCAGAGCTGGGGAGGCAGTGGCGAGCCCCTCTCAGCGGCGAGGACTCAGGGCTGCACAGCATCTGGGCAAATCCAGGCTTGGAGATTGTCTCCTAAGCTGCTTTGCAGTAACGACCCCATCCCTCCCAATCTCCTGGCACAGACAGGGTCCCACCCGTCccgggaggcaggggagggggctgcgGCCACTGTGGTAGAGACAGTGTCCTGTCATGCTGTGCACTGGTAGTGAGTGGGGGACGGGGCTGAGAACTGCCGTGCCCCAGAGATCCCACCCCCCGTCCCCCCAGCACCCAGGGCCCGGCTGATGACCCCCGGTGCAAGTGCAGCAGCCCCCACGGGACAGGTCCACACCATCACACCCGGCACAGGTACGCCGCCCTGCCCTGGCTTCCCACCTGCCTCCCCGCCGCCAAGGTAGGACCCctctggggctgcaggagggtgctACCCAGGCCTGCCCCGTCCCAGCCTCACCGCGGTACATCCCGAAGTAGCCCTCTGAGCGGATGGTCTTGATGAGGCAGTCAGACCTacagcccggggtggggggggagcgaGCAGGGGATCAGTCTGGCATCCAGCAACGGCCCCAGCCCTGACCCAGGGAGGCGCTCCCCCAGCCTGCCcccctcagtttcccctttggtTTAACGGGATGGGGGGATACAGGCGCCGAGCGCAGAAGTCTGCCCCACACCCATGGCTCCACGCCTGCTACCCGCCCCCCCGCAGGCTCACATGCTGGTGTACAGGCGCTGGCCATTCTGCTGGTTCTGCAGCCTCGTCTTGGCCAGGTCGATGGGGAACACGCAGGTGACCCCGATCAGCCCAGCGATGCCGCCATTGATGAGCTTGGCTGGCAGACTGTGTGGGCGGAGGGAGTGTCAGGACGACCTCCTGGGCCATAGGTcggcggggaggggaggacaggggtggggtgaggctggGTGGGGTTCTGACCTGATCTGCTTATCGGCCATTTAACTCGGGAGCACTCAGGTAGGAGCCGCAGAGGTGGATGCCAGACAGCGGAGGTggtgctggaggagggggaggggcggtcCTCTACTTCCAGGGGAGCTTGAAAACCAACACTTCTGTCCTAGAAGAAAGAGGGAACTGGGATCAGCGGGGGTGGGCAGAACCACGGCTCAGAGGCACCCCAGAGGAGCAAgcccccccagcctccctcccaggtCTCCTGAAGGGGCACCGAGCCCTCGCCCCAGCGCCCCCTCCCAGGCTGGGGCCCTCCGCACGTCCTGGGCGCGCAGTGTGCGGCGAACCGTTGCCCCTTGGCCCCATCCCTGGGCCACCCGGCTTCCCCTCAAGGCGCCCCCACCGGCTGCGTGCTCCCAGCTGGCCTCGCTCGCTCGCTCACGTGCGCGGAGCCCTTTAAAGGGCCAGGCGCCGCTGAGGAGGCAGCAGCAGGGGACGGGGCCAACACGCCGGGCAGGGCGCCCCTAGACTGGGCTGTGACGGCCCCCATCCTTGAGCAGAGGCAGCGGGCACCTGCCCTCTTCAGGAGGGGGGTGAGAGTGCCCCAGGGTCCACTCTAGGGCTCAGCTCACAGCTGCCCGGTAGATGCCCCCACTCCCGTGGCAACTCCACGCTGGACCCCCAGACCATCCGCTCCCCTGGTGACCGGAGAAGGGCCAGCACAGCCACAGCCAGCCCTGTGCCCACCCTCCCAGGAACTTCACCCCCAGACTCACACccaacacacccacacacacggAGGAACCCAGCGACCAGGACCTCTGGGAGGGGGATGGCTGACCTTCCGAGGCTCCCTGGGGCCAGTCCCCCAGCTACTCCAGGGGTGCAGAGACAAGAGGCCCCTCTCTCTAGGGGCAGGGTTGGGGAGCCAGAGCCAGCCTCGGGGGCCTCCTATGCAGGGGCACAGCCATGAAAACTGGGCTGTGGGGTCCTCCCCCCCACTGTGGCCCCCTCAGAGGCCAGCTGTCACAGGCTCCCACCCGAAGCGCTGCCA
This window encodes:
- the SLC25A22 gene encoding mitochondrial glutamate carrier 1, with product MADKQISLPAKLINGGIAGLIGVTCVFPIDLAKTRLQNQQNGQRLYTSMSDCLIKTIRSEGYFGMYRGAAVNLTLVTPEKAIKLAANDFFRYQLSKDGQKLTLFKEMLAGCGAGTCQVIVTTPMEMLKIQLQDAGRIAAQRKTLSGQAQLSGRGGAQPPVEPPAAPRPTATQLTRDLLRSRGIAGLYKGLGATLLRDVPFSIVYFPLFANLNQLGQPASGEKSPFYVSFLAGCVAGSAAAVAVNPCDVVKTRLQTLQRGVNEDTYSGFLDCARKILRNEGPTAFLKGAYCRALVIAPLFGIAQVVYFLGIAETLLGLPRVQP